In one window of Miscanthus floridulus cultivar M001 chromosome 12, ASM1932011v1, whole genome shotgun sequence DNA:
- the LOC136498291 gene encoding peroxidase 72-like has translation MARRQWSSGGLAVAVLAVLSSVLCSGHPVPGGGFPPLQPHFYDHACPQMQAIVGSIVAKAHAEDPRMAASLLRLHFHDCFVQGCDASVLLDADGSGRFVTEKRSNPNKDSLRGFEVVDEIKAALEHACPHTVSCADIVAVAARDSVVLTGGPGWEVPLGRRDSLTASLSGSNNLIPAPNDSLPTIIGKFANQGLDVVDLVALSGGHTIGDSRCVSFRQRLYGQNNNGQVDRTLNPAYAAELRGRCPRSGGDQNLFALDPATQFRFDNLYYHNILAMNGLLSSDEILLTQSRETMDLVHRYAADQGLFFDHFAKSMVKMGNISPLTGTAGEIRHNCRRVNQF, from the exons ATGGCACGGCGGCAGTGGAGCAGCGGCGGCCTCGCGGTGGCAGTGCTCGCCGTGCTGTCGTCCGTGCTCTGCTCGGGCCACCCGGTGCCGGGCGGGGGGTTCCCGCCGCTGCAGCCGCACTTCTACGACCACGCGTGCCCGCAGATGCAGGCCATCGTGGGCTCCATCGTGGCGAAGGCGCACGCGGAGGACCCGCGCATGGCGGCGTCCCTGCTGCGGCTGcacttccacgactgcttcgtgCAGGGCTGCGACGCCTCCGTGCTGCTGGACGCCGACGGCAGCGGCAGGTTCGTCACCGAGAAGCGCTCCAACCCCAACAAGGACTCGCTCCGCGGCTTCGAGGTCGTCGACGAGATCAAGGCCGCGCTGGAGCACGCCTGCCCGCACACCGTCTCCTGCGCCGacatcgtcgccgtcgccgccaggGACTCCGTCGTCCTG aCCGGCGGACCCGGCTGGGAGGTGCCACTGGGGAGGAGGGACTCGCTGACGGCGAGCCTGAGCGGCTCTAACAACCTCATCCCTGCGCCCAACGATTCCCTCCCCACCATCATCGGCAAGTTCGCCAACCAAGGCCTCGACGTCGTCGACCTCGTCGCGCTCTCAGGAGGACACACCATCGGCGACTCGAGGTGCGTGAGCTTCCGGCAGCGGCTGTACGGGCAGAACAACAACGGGCAGgtggaccggacgctaaacccggCGTACGCGGCGGAGCTGCGGGGCCGGTGCCCGCGGTCGGGCGGCGACCAGAACCTGTTCGCGCTGGACCCGGCGACCCAGTTCCGGTTCGACAACCTGTACTACCACAACATCCTGGCCATGAACGGGCTGCTCAGCTCCGACGAGATCCTGCTCACGCAGAGCCGCGAGACCATGGACCTCGTCCACCGCTACGCCGCCGACCAGGGCCTCTTCTTCGACCACTTCGCCAAGTCCATGGTGAAGATGGGCAACATCTCGCCGCTCACAGGGACCGCCGGCGAGATCAGGCACAACTGCAGGAGGGTCAACCAATTCTAA